In the genome of Chryseobacterium oryzae, one region contains:
- a CDS encoding beta-ketoacyl synthase N-terminal-like domain-containing protein, whose product MSAVYINSAACISVQDTLKDDFFKNLKPENTVQILKAIEPNYKEFIPPAASRRMSKTVKMSSVASQYALKEAGIENPDAIIVGTGMGCSQDSEKFLKNVIENNEEFLTPTYFIQSTHNTVAGQIALGLQCHAYNFTYVNTSSSLEFSFLDAKLQINDGEAEQVLVGSCDEQTDRTMELYKLNNTIKKEGNLPADFLNSQTEGVIWGEGASFFVVGKEKTETSYAKLEDIQIINELNLEETQSFIQDFLAKNNLKNNEIDAVILGFSGDSESDIYYKKASELFQNSSLLYFKHLSGEFNTASGFSTFMACQILKNQEIPEVMMINFVNKPEIKNILLYNHLGGKDHSLVLLKNV is encoded by the coding sequence ATGAGTGCAGTTTACATCAACAGTGCAGCCTGCATCTCGGTTCAGGATACATTAAAAGACGATTTTTTCAAAAATCTCAAGCCAGAAAATACAGTACAGATTTTAAAAGCCATTGAACCGAATTACAAAGAATTCATTCCGCCTGCAGCAAGCAGAAGAATGTCTAAAACGGTAAAAATGAGTTCCGTAGCTTCGCAATATGCTTTGAAAGAAGCAGGAATAGAAAATCCTGATGCCATTATCGTGGGAACCGGAATGGGCTGTTCGCAGGACTCGGAAAAGTTTCTGAAAAACGTAATTGAGAACAATGAAGAGTTTTTAACTCCAACTTATTTCATACAATCTACGCATAATACGGTTGCGGGACAAATTGCTTTAGGTTTGCAGTGCCACGCTTACAATTTCACCTATGTGAACACATCTTCGTCTCTGGAATTTTCGTTTCTAGATGCGAAACTTCAGATTAATGACGGCGAAGCAGAACAAGTTTTGGTAGGTTCTTGCGACGAACAAACCGACCGAACTATGGAGTTGTACAAACTCAATAATACCATAAAAAAAGAGGGAAATCTTCCCGCAGATTTTCTCAATTCACAAACAGAAGGGGTAATTTGGGGAGAAGGTGCTAGTTTTTTTGTAGTCGGGAAAGAAAAAACTGAAACTTCTTATGCGAAACTTGAAGATATTCAGATTATTAACGAATTAAATTTAGAAGAAACCCAATCATTCATTCAAGATTTTTTAGCTAAAAACAATTTGAAAAATAATGAAATTGATGCCGTGATTCTTGGTTTTAGTGGCGACTCAGAATCAGATATTTATTATAAAAAGGCTTCAGAATTATTTCAAAATTCATCTTTATTGTATTTTAAACATTTGAGCGGAGAATTCAATACCGCAAGTGGTTTTTCAACATTTATGGCTTGTCAGATTCTCAAAAATCAGGAAATCCCGGAAGTGATGATGATTAATTTCGTAAACAAACCAGAAATTAAAAACATTCTTCTCTACAATCATTTGGGAGGAAAAGACCATAGTTTGGTTTTATTAAAAAATGTTTAA
- a CDS encoding beta-ketoacyl-[acyl-carrier-protein] synthase family protein, with protein MNQKIAITGMGIISAIGNNVEENLRSLKSGQHGISDISLFETRHAGTIKTGEIKLSNEELAEKLHLNTDNNATRTSLLGMVAAKEAVESAGISDINEYKTGLISSTSVGGMDITEKYFYTYEDFPEKQKYIDSHDAGNSSLLIADYLGLKGMVSTISTACSSAANAIMMGAKLIKNGVLDRVIVGGTDSLSKFTLNGFNTLMILTDSYNTPFDNDRKGLNLGEAAAFIILESDEIVKKENKKVLGYLSGYGNANDAHHQTASSENGQGAFLAMEKALKVSGLDKENINYINVHGTATPNNDLSEGIAMIRIFGENKVPEFSSTKAFTGHTLAAAAGIEAVYSLLAIQNNLIFPNLNFKTKMEEFDLTPVTELKERNINHVLSNSFGFGGNCSTLIFSK; from the coding sequence ATGAATCAAAAAATTGCCATAACAGGGATGGGCATAATCTCCGCAATTGGAAACAATGTGGAGGAAAATTTGAGGTCGCTGAAATCAGGACAACACGGTATTTCGGATATTAGTTTGTTTGAAACCCGCCACGCCGGAACTATTAAAACGGGCGAAATCAAATTGTCTAATGAAGAATTAGCAGAAAAACTGCATTTAAACACAGATAACAATGCAACCAGAACGTCCTTACTGGGAATGGTTGCGGCAAAAGAAGCTGTTGAAAGTGCCGGAATTTCTGATATTAATGAATATAAAACCGGACTTATTTCCTCAACAAGCGTTGGCGGAATGGATATCACCGAAAAATATTTCTACACGTACGAAGACTTCCCTGAAAAGCAAAAATATATTGACTCTCACGATGCGGGAAATTCATCCTTACTGATTGCAGATTATCTGGGTTTGAAAGGAATGGTTTCTACCATCAGTACAGCCTGTTCGTCTGCTGCCAATGCCATTATGATGGGTGCGAAACTCATTAAAAATGGCGTTTTAGACCGTGTGATTGTGGGCGGAACAGATTCGCTTTCAAAGTTTACGCTAAATGGTTTCAATACACTGATGATTCTTACAGATTCTTATAACACGCCTTTTGATAACGACAGAAAAGGTCTGAATCTAGGTGAAGCAGCCGCTTTCATCATTTTGGAATCTGATGAAATCGTGAAAAAAGAAAATAAAAAAGTTCTCGGTTATCTTTCGGGATACGGAAATGCCAACGATGCCCATCACCAAACCGCTTCTTCGGAAAACGGACAAGGCGCTTTTCTGGCGATGGAAAAAGCATTGAAAGTTTCGGGTTTGGACAAAGAAAATATCAATTATATCAACGTTCACGGCACCGCAACTCCGAATAATGATTTGTCGGAAGGTATTGCAATGATTCGGATTTTTGGAGAAAACAAAGTCCCGGAATTCAGTTCTACGAAAGCCTTTACAGGTCATACTCTAGCGGCGGCAGCGGGAATTGAAGCGGTATATTCTCTGTTGGCGATTCAGAATAATTTGATTTTCCCGAATCTGAATTTTAAAACAAAAATGGAAGAATTCGATTTGACACCTGTAACGGAACTCAAAGAGAGAAATATCAATCACGTTCTTTCCAACTCATTTGGTTTTGGAGGAAATTGTTCAACCTTAATTTTTTCTAAATAA
- a CDS encoding acyl-CoA thioesterase encodes MAKVKKASESLTVMTNIVLPNDTNQLRNLFGGELLARMDRCASISATRHCERRVVTASVNHVSFDYPIPEGGIVVMESKVSRAFSTSMEIYVDVWLDDPINRKKIHTNKGIYTFVAVDEFNRPIPIPEMEPETDLEKERYAAALRRKELSLILSGRMKPADSVELKKLFQES; translated from the coding sequence ATGGCAAAAGTAAAAAAGGCATCAGAATCTCTTACAGTAATGACGAATATCGTTCTTCCCAACGATACCAACCAGCTCAGAAATCTTTTCGGAGGCGAGCTTTTGGCAAGAATGGATAGATGTGCTTCTATCTCTGCGACAAGACATTGCGAGAGAAGAGTGGTTACCGCATCTGTGAATCACGTTTCTTTCGATTATCCCATTCCCGAAGGTGGTATTGTTGTGATGGAGTCTAAAGTTTCAAGAGCATTTTCTACCTCTATGGAGATTTATGTAGATGTTTGGTTGGATGATCCTATCAACAGAAAAAAAATTCATACCAATAAAGGAATTTATACTTTTGTTGCGGTTGATGAATTTAACAGACCTATACCCATTCCTGAAATGGAGCCAGAAACAGATTTGGAGAAAGAAAGATATGCTGCAGCTTTAAGAAGAAAAGAGCTTTCCTTAATTCTTTCCGGAAGAATGAAACCGGCAGATTCTGTGGAGTTGAAGAAACTTTTTCAGGAATCTTAA
- a CDS encoding HU domain-containing protein → MNISAYILEYLKQFGTVVVPQFGAFSLENSKAVINSENGSILPPSSQINFQQDYHIQDRNFTVFLSQQKQISEASAERELYLQVDFWKKRLQSEKTLDINGLGTLSLENDQFVFKGNRLQSDDPDFYGLEEIRFSEINDQHPTVSEENSEKDYKLNKSILWIFLFIVPVLGILYFAYTQQELIFGKKSFDDLSVKTKTQRIEKKAPVKIDSAKIKFQDSVKAFKADSLKQDSIKKQSAKSWKPTSHKRKSKWQK, encoded by the coding sequence ATGAATATTTCAGCATACATTTTAGAATATCTGAAGCAATTCGGAACTGTTGTAGTTCCGCAGTTTGGTGCATTCTCTCTGGAAAACTCCAAAGCAGTTATTAATTCTGAAAACGGAAGTATTCTTCCGCCGTCCAGCCAAATTAATTTTCAACAGGATTATCATATTCAGGATAGAAATTTCACTGTTTTTTTAAGTCAGCAGAAACAAATTTCTGAAGCATCTGCAGAAAGAGAGCTCTATCTTCAGGTAGATTTTTGGAAAAAAAGATTGCAGTCGGAAAAAACTTTAGATATCAATGGTCTCGGAACACTTTCTTTGGAAAATGACCAATTTGTATTTAAAGGAAACCGCTTACAGTCGGACGATCCCGATTTTTATGGGTTAGAAGAAATCCGATTTTCAGAGATTAACGATCAGCATCCAACCGTTTCAGAGGAAAACTCCGAAAAAGATTACAAACTCAATAAATCGATACTTTGGATATTTCTTTTCATTGTTCCGGTTTTGGGAATTTTGTATTTTGCATATACGCAGCAGGAACTTATTTTTGGTAAAAAATCTTTTGATGATCTTTCGGTAAAAACAAAAACTCAGAGAATCGAGAAAAAAGCTCCGGTAAAAATAGATTCGGCAAAAATAAAATTTCAGGATTCTGTAAAGGCTTTCAAAGCAGATTCTTTAAAACAGGATTCTATCAAAAAACAATCAGCAAAAAGTTGGAAACCAACTTCTCATAAAAGAAAATCTAAATGGCAAAAGTAA
- a CDS encoding TonB-dependent receptor: MKGLFFLGLTASSLGFAQTQNQDSLKIREIETVNFTRRLPVAKEIINVQKDLESKNLGQDLPILLKNQTSIISTSDAGNGVGYTGFRIRGVAGRGINVMMNGVPYNDSESQGTFFVNVPDLTSSASQILIQRGVGTSNNGVSAFGASINVISKEPEEKFYLKTDDSYGSFNTYKYSAEVGSGKFWKNRLSVMGRYSHIHSDGYIDRAFSDLNSYNFTALFEEGKTKLRFMAFGGKEKTYQAWNGIDRQTWETNPRFNPSGAIYDKNGDISGFYDNETDNYRQNHYQLLWEQGINDRWNLETTFHYTKGSGYYENYRQNNKFSRYNLPNMLDGSTLRDRSDFIRKKWLNNDFYGVVSTLYGKFENVDLNFGAVANQYYGRHYGNVTGVFFPQINEYEYYRNRSVKNEVAGFAKALVRIDNFELFGDLQLRNIDYDTRILMQGDGEGANLKRNWLFFNPKAGVNYRLSNGKVFFSYALAQREPNRDDLFANNDVKAEKLHDFEAGIEKRFGVLEFTANLYYMYYINQLVLNGQISNIGEFIRTNSGKSYRRGVEIGALAKLSKQWEVSGNVSVSQNRNLDFIVENNNGVDHLGNTEISFSPNLIANLSLKFNPVKNFQFALTNQYVGKQYLDNTETAALQLKDYFLTDFNAQYQFKIKRQEVSLKLLVNNIFDQKYVNNGYVYDGPVYFSQAGTNFMFGISWKIQ; the protein is encoded by the coding sequence ATGAAAGGATTATTTTTTTTAGGACTTACCGCAAGTTCTCTGGGTTTTGCACAAACTCAAAATCAGGATTCTCTTAAGATAAGAGAAATAGAAACCGTTAATTTCACACGAAGACTTCCCGTAGCAAAAGAAATCATTAACGTTCAGAAAGATCTGGAAAGTAAAAATCTCGGTCAGGATTTACCTATTTTGCTAAAGAATCAAACTTCTATCATTTCCACTTCAGACGCTGGAAATGGAGTAGGATACACCGGTTTTAGAATTCGAGGTGTTGCAGGAAGAGGTATTAATGTGATGATGAACGGCGTTCCTTACAATGATTCCGAAAGTCAGGGAACATTTTTTGTGAATGTGCCAGATTTAACAAGTTCTGCATCGCAAATTTTAATTCAGCGTGGTGTAGGGACTTCCAATAATGGTGTTTCTGCTTTCGGAGCAAGTATTAATGTTATTTCTAAAGAACCCGAAGAAAAGTTTTACTTGAAAACAGACGACAGCTACGGATCTTTTAATACCTACAAATATTCTGCTGAAGTGGGTTCTGGTAAATTCTGGAAAAACCGTCTTTCTGTAATGGGGCGTTACTCTCATATTCATTCTGATGGGTATATCGACAGAGCTTTTTCGGATCTGAATTCGTATAATTTTACGGCATTATTTGAAGAAGGAAAAACAAAACTTCGTTTCATGGCATTCGGAGGAAAAGAAAAAACGTATCAAGCCTGGAATGGAATTGATAGACAAACCTGGGAAACCAATCCAAGATTTAATCCTTCAGGAGCAATTTATGATAAAAATGGAGATATATCGGGATTTTACGACAACGAAACCGATAATTACAGACAAAATCATTATCAGTTGCTTTGGGAACAGGGAATTAATGACCGTTGGAACCTTGAAACCACATTTCATTACACCAAAGGGAGTGGTTATTATGAAAATTACAGACAGAATAACAAATTTTCCCGATATAACCTGCCTAATATGTTGGATGGAAGTACTCTTAGAGATCGTTCGGATTTCATTAGAAAGAAATGGCTGAATAATGATTTTTATGGTGTAGTTTCTACTTTGTACGGAAAATTTGAAAATGTAGATTTGAATTTCGGAGCCGTTGCTAACCAATATTACGGAAGACATTACGGAAATGTAACGGGAGTTTTCTTTCCGCAGATTAACGAATACGAATATTACCGAAATCGTTCGGTGAAGAATGAAGTTGCCGGTTTTGCAAAAGCTTTGGTAAGAATAGATAATTTTGAACTTTTTGGCGACTTGCAGTTAAGAAATATCGATTATGATACTAGAATTTTAATGCAAGGTGATGGTGAAGGAGCAAATCTTAAAAGAAACTGGCTGTTTTTTAATCCAAAAGCGGGAGTTAATTACAGATTGAGCAATGGTAAGGTGTTTTTCTCTTATGCACTGGCTCAGCGAGAGCCTAATCGGGATGACCTTTTTGCCAATAATGACGTAAAAGCAGAAAAACTTCATGATTTTGAAGCTGGAATAGAAAAGCGCTTTGGCGTATTGGAATTTACTGCCAATCTTTATTATATGTACTACATCAATCAGTTGGTGCTTAATGGGCAGATTAGTAATATCGGAGAATTTATCAGAACCAATTCAGGGAAAAGTTACCGAAGAGGTGTAGAAATCGGAGCTTTGGCAAAACTCTCAAAACAATGGGAGGTGTCTGGAAATGTAAGTGTGAGCCAAAACAGAAACCTAGATTTTATTGTTGAAAATAATAATGGTGTAGATCATTTAGGAAATACAGAAATTTCTTTTTCGCCGAATTTAATTGCCAATTTAAGTCTGAAATTCAATCCTGTTAAAAATTTCCAGTTTGCTTTAACGAACCAATATGTAGGAAAACAGTATTTGGATAATACAGAAACAGCTGCCTTACAGCTAAAAGATTATTTCCTTACAGATTTTAATGCACAATATCAGTTCAAAATCAAAAGACAAGAGGTGTCATTAAAACTTTTGGTAAATAATATTTTCGATCAGAAATACGTAAATAACGGATACGTTTACGACGGCCCGGTATATTTTTCTCAGGCAGGAACCAACTTTATGTTTGGAATCAGTTGGAAAATTCAATAA